One Oryctolagus cuniculus chromosome 7, mOryCun1.1, whole genome shotgun sequence genomic window, GATGAGGAAGTTGGTTTAACCTCATGGGTCCTGTtcatggaatttttattttcctgttgccAAATGCTTCAGAGGTTCTTTGAGGCAGGTCACATAAACTCTTCGGCTTACTTTGCTCGACAATATTGTAGGGTTTGCCAATACTTCTAGGTGTCTTGCAGTGATAGTTCAACTAAAAAACTGTTTTGAACTTCTTAAGGTTATCAACTGCTATCAGAATCAAATAAGGTTAATGAAAGTGTTTGCATTTTGCAATATGGTGAATTCTATGTGGACCCGAGACAGTTTGCTTAGAACTCACCACTAGGAAGTTTCTCTTAATAAGAcagtatgatttaaaaaaaatgacttattttatttatttgaaagagttacagagagaggtagagacagagagagagaggacttccatttgctggttcactccccagacagccaaaacgaccggagctgagccgatctgaagccaggagccagaaacctcctccggatctcccacacgggtgcagggacccaaggacttaggccatcttccactgctaccccacaccacagcagagagctggatcagaagaggagcagctgggactggaactggtgcccacatgggatgccggtgccttaagccacggctttaacccactagccacagtgccggccccgacagtgtgcttttaaaaaaaaaaaaaaattacataacttTATTTCCTTCCTGCTTCTTTAATTTTCCTTGACCACCAAGAAGTTAAAAAGCAATACTGTATGTTCATTTGTCGTAAAGGTCTTTTCTgaataatgattttctttttttaaaagattttatttatttatttgagtggtagagttatttaaattttgtttagtcacttgagaggtagagtttgagagggagagacagagagaaatgtcttcctttcattggtttactccctagacagccacaatggccggagctgagccaatctgaagccaggagccaggagcctcctccgggtctcccacatgggtgcaggggcccaaggacttgggccatcttctactgctttcccaggccacaccagagagctggactggaagaggagcagctgggactagaaccggcacccatatggaatgccagcactgcaggcagaggattaacctactgtgtcacagcaccggccttctGAATAATGATTttcatctccctctgcctttctatttagctcttattttattgattatatGATGATACTTGGAGAATGTTTGTATTTCTACATTTCCTAATTCCTCTTTATCCTGTTTAGACACGTGACAGTAACACTAGATATTAAAGTGGGATTCTTCCTGACTCAGTTTCAACCGACATAATATGTTTGGTACCTGGATTCCAAAAAGGGGTGACAGCTTCTCCCCTGCAATATGCAGAATTCACAAGCAGAATGGAAACCCATCTTCTCTCCTTGTCCACTTTGAGGTGTTATAGTCagataaagaatataaaatgaagccagggacaggcatttggtacagagaTTAAGAcactgatgggggggggggggggctggcattttggcacagcaggttaagccaccacctgcaatgccagcatcacatatgagcactggttctagttccagctgccccacttctaatccagctccatgctaatgcacctgggaaagcagtagaaaataacctaagtacttaggaccctgacacccatgtgagagatctggatgaagctcctgcatcctgtCTTCAGCCATTAGCACTATTTGGGAAcagaactagcagatagaagctcactctctgtctttgcctctctccctgtaactctgcctttcaaataaacaaataaatcttaaaaaaaaaaaaaaaaaagactctgcttgggatgtctgcatcccatatcagaatgcctgagtttgagtcccagctccactcctgattccaagtTTCTGATAATGCATGTCCtcagaggcaacaggtgatgcctTAATcactggggcctctgccacctacatgggaaacctggattgagttccaggctcctggctaagACCTGGCCCAAGCCTGTCTGTTATGggcttttgtggagtgaactagcaagtggaagattctgtctgtttttatctctctgaatttcaaaaataaatgtgtgtatatatatatatatagctagtATGAGGAGAAGGAGAAATTGATGGCAACATTCACAGAGCGCTATGGCCATGCTGTGTGTCCTGGCTCACTCCCTTTCAGATGGCTGGGAGACAATGAGGTTTTCTAACCTCCACCGTGATAAGGAGACATCAAGAGGTCCTCTAAGAGAGCTGAATATTATTTCTTACAGTTAGAATACAAGAAGAATTGGTGTCTAAATTCCACCTGAGACATCCAGGTCTGACAGTGGGCCAAAGACTGATCCCACCCAGGATCTCTATTCAGAAAAGAAAAGCCAGCTGCTTGATAGTGGAGACAACAGAATCTTACTGCAAAAAGATGTGCTCATGCTCTCCTAAATTGTAGGGGCAAAGCCTGAATACAAGTTTCCTATGTATGGATGTGGGACTCATGGGAAAGTCATGTTGCGTGGAGTGACTTCTCCCAGAATCACAGGTGGCATATAGAATAGACATGCAACCTTTCAGGTTGTGTGTGTGCCAAGCATGATTTATACCTTCTTCAAGGGAATCCTCAAACTGTTGACCAGTCAATCAGACTTTTTTGCTCTTCCTTATTTCTGATAAAAAATGCCCCCCCCCTTCCAAATGAAATGGCCTCATAATGATAAAGTCGGgaatttcatctccaaaatgtgTAAGGACTTTGTTTCATCATTGCACAGACTGTATCACTTGTCAATTAACTTCCACTTTCAGAAGCAGAGACTTAAAATCCACAGTAATAAACAAACTCTTGGTCAGCTTTAAtgggaggaaaggggaggcaAAAAACAATCCGTGTGAGAGGGGTGGTGACAGCTTTGTGGTACACATGGGTGGGGTCCaggcagtggatgaaagaaagtGGAAATTTCTGACTGTTTCATCAGAAATGCAGACAGATATGACCCAAAGCTAACTGCACCCAGCTCTCTCGTTCGCCTAACACTTGCCAAGCAGTGTTTCATATGGGCAAGGATTTCCCTCATCTGCTTTCATGTTCTCAAGATAACCGACTAAAATCTGATAAGCCACAGATAAATCAGCTACAATCCAGTTGCTAATCTACATTTTATTATAGTTTAAAAAACTAATATCTGAAGAAATAAGGAAACAGAGTACATACTTAAAACAGAGGTTGAAATGATAACACCAGGAAAAGTCGAAGTCAATCTGTTGGTAGCCATCCTGCTGGTTACAGCTGCAGAAATCTCCATTTTCCCTGAGGAATGGCTAAGTTCAGCTTTTTCCATTCATAGTGGATATTGATTGTCCCAAGAATGAGGCAGGGGCAAGAGGAGCCGTTGagaagctttttgtttttgttttttatgaacAGTGATGTACTGATAAATGAGCTGTCCCAAAACAAAACCCCTCATTTTTAGTGTTTGTCGGTTCTCTTGGTATAAATAGTCTCACCACAGCCAAGTTCAATGACAGTTGTATTAATAAACAGAATGCAAAATTCATGCAAGTTTAACAAGCAACTCTTAGGAGCTAGTGCTAGCCCACCCCAGCACACTACTTCTTACAatgcaaaaaatgaataaaagtttctataaatatatattaacacAACCTTAATTTCCTGAGAAGATATGTAAATATGAAGGACTTTCAAAAAAGTTATTGGAAAAcacagattatgaaaaaaatgtcatACTCATACACTGCAAAACTTTTTTgaaccaaataaatttatcttttaattccactttccacaaactttctgatgtACTTTTGTGCAAAAGGAATAAGATATCAAAGTCTTTGGCCCTATGGCTACTCAGCagacatttttttaagaagatttactAAGAAACAACTTGGAATCAGATATAATCTATTCCAATAAATTTTTGTAGCatgtacataataaaatatttttaaattaactttatctATGATAATATTAACAATATAGTTTTCACAAAtatccataaatattttatattgatcTAAAATGTAGTATGACATGCCTTTCAACAAGAACTTACAAGTAGCAAATTTAATGGAGTTCAAAACTTTTAGATTGAAtgctatttgttatttttagaaGTTAGCACACTGGCTTAAATGGGTTTTGCAAGATAAGGGAAGGGATTTGATTGGAGAAAGCACCTTGGAACTCCCTGCTACAGGCAGAGAAAAGATAAGAAGTGAGTTGGTAAAGGTAGTGGACATTCACTCTTCCCATCTCTATCTAAAGGAGAATACATCTCTAAAAATTGAATTTGCTAACGTTGATTAAGGTATGATGTGATAGCAGAAATACAACTTCTAAAGCAGGAACTGATGCAGTAGATTCCTGCTGGGTCAGTTAGCCATGGTTCTAGGAGTTAAGGCAAAATTACCAGTGTTCCAATGGCTTCCATATTCTCACTATTAAAATTCTGTCAAAAACACCTTCCTCATTTAACTTCCTACAGTTGTCATATGACACACGAAGACACTTTGTAAACTATGAAAAGCCAACTAAAAGTGTGAAACCATATGTTACCCAAGATAGTAATTGGTAGCAATTTCTGAGGTTAAATCCAATTATTACTAGTGGTTACACCCTTTTTTCTACTGGCAATGTTTAGACACATACAGTGAGTTCTCATGAAGCCTTAGATGAAGGTTCAGAATGACCCTTTTGACCAATTTGGTTTATAAAGCACCTGCAGCTTGAGCATGATGAAACCAGGGAATTCCCAGTAaggtactgtggggagcaatccggaccagactaagttactcgaattaggacttattctatgcatctgctctcccacaatatggcgctgggagagaagtaaacagcttccgcacagctgcctccagttcaaccaattaactgtaggacttgctcctgattggagagcagcgtactcggcgtgtgggcagccgagttgggattggcagagaaggactataaaggaggagagagacggcatgcaccaggaacatctatggggaacatctaagggaacccgtgcagcccccgagaaagccggccggcggtgtgccgctcccctgcggaagtggggaatgtggccagggggaactgcccttccacggaggtggaagggatagtagccaacccgggaagaaccagcagcaaacccggggagggccgagcagacgaaaagaacagcgcagggtcctgtgttgctcctccacgaagagggggagcgacataatggtgccgtgactcggataggaaacctgactcggataggaaacctagcttggatatgaagcctaggacggatagcaaacttaggggggaagaaacgggaagaaacgggaagaactgtgaaaatatcggagagagagactagcaaacagcctagggaaaataccggagagagagactagcaaacagcctagggaaaagccggacgaaaaaggtgccggaagaagctattgaaagcctaggcatagactcggatacggactacggggggaagctgggaggaatctctaaggtcgaaagcgaaagtgaaagctagaacaaacagactcggacgcggactgtggggagaggccaggagaaatgagggaggaatatcgttggaggaaagtttggggaaacataccgggtagagaaaaatgttagggaaattgaagccgcggggggcaggccgaggcggatacgaaagccactttgggattctcaagttagcccgggaatagggggcgaaaagttaaaaccagaagctgagacgcaagccagattgggatccgtctgattagcccggggagcaaaggacgggaagccaaaccgtggggcggagacgtacgctgggttgaattcgccaggctagcccggggaacttagattgaatcctagtggcggagacgcaagctacgctgtgttactcgcggaagccgccgcgtgcggagagagcacggggcgtgaatagatagggaacgctggcgtaggccgtggttcagacgcgaaagggttaagcgtggagaccgcggagcgcgcgaagccgggaagccgcgcaaagcagggaagctgcgcagatgagagaggcgcgcgggctgaagcggcgcagagccgggaacccgccggcggggcgaggtgccggaaagctgcggggataagagaaacagaagtttagaagtaaaagagaaataggaatgttggcagacagaagtaaaatgggagaaatagaaatgcccggagatagagaaatagagaaaaataaggcctcccctcaacatgccaattagaaggcttggattcggtctgcccgattagtgaggcgatgagcacctgggcggctagccgcaggtcaccgaagacaggcacgaattaacatcagtaaagcttccccacaatgcaacaattaggaggcttggattcggtctgcctgatttaaggcggtaagcgccagcaaagctcgaccagagtatgagctgcaggtcaccgaagataggcacaaaccaacactaataagtctcccccaccatacggcaatgagaaggcttggattcggtttgcctgataggttttgtaaacacctgcaggcagttctagcagagcagagcatgcgctgcagggcaccgaacacaggcacgcatcagcgcctaaaaacctcctcacaacatggcgaagagaggacccggattcggttttcctgattgataggacttgtaagagcctgtggcggctctagcaagtagagcagagtgtgtgccgcgggacaccgaggacaggcgcgtatcaacgctaaaaaataaaaagaaagggggatctgtggggagcaatccggaccagactaagttactcgaattaggacttattctatgcatctgctctcccacaatatggcgctgggagagaagtaaacagcttccgcacagctgcctccagttcaaccaattaactgtaggacttgctcctgattggagagcagcgtactcggcgtgtgggcagccgagttgggattggcagagaaggactataaaggaggagagagacggcatgcaccaggaacatctatggggaacatctaagggaacccgtgcagcccccgagaaagccggccggcggtgtgccgctcccctgcggaagtggggaatgtggccagggggaactgcccttccacggaggtggaagggatagtagccaacccgggaagaaccagcagcaaacccggggagggccgagcagacgaaagaacagcgcagggtcctgtgttgctcctccacgaagagggggagcgacaggtacaGTCCTTGTCATGCCTCCTGGGCCTTTGTCCCAGTGGTTGTCAGAGAATATTCTCTATCCTCTAATATGACTGCATCTAAAGTAGGGTATCATTGACACATCTGACCACCCTACTAATCTGACCACTTCCTATTAGTGGTGTCTCTGAGGATGGAAATATGGGAAGGATGAAGCAAAGTAGCATAAAGGTATGAGAGCAAGACCAGGCTGCCTTTCTGGATCCATTCTGCACACCGGACAAGGTCCCCTGGGAAGAAGACATCATTTTTCCATTCGTAGATTTAAGAAGAAGACAATGGCTCTAAGATcttttgtcctctgccacccatattcACTTTGTCATGGATTAGTGAAGTCTCTTTGTAGACCCAACATCAGGCATAACTGAAACTCGTGTGaccttttctctgtatctttttcaTGTAAGCATGAGAGAGTAAAATTCACATGCAGAGGAGTTCTCTTTGTGATTTCTATACCCAAACTGTAGACGTTGAAAACTTTCCCCTCTAACCCACCTCTTGACATCTATGTGTTGAAAGGAATGAGAAGATAAAACCAAATCTCTAGGAGCTAAACTGGGGAGTTACTAGTAAAACAATCCCCCAGTATGTATTGTTTTTTAGTACCTGATCATCAGAGTTGAATCTCAACTCTATTATATCTCCAGCATCAAATTCATAAATACCTCCTAAATTTTGGATTTTAGAGTTGTTTGTTAGAGTTTGTATGGCTTCTTTGTTTTTACACAGCTGCACCTCAAAAGGAGCAAATCCCTTGTAGGTTGGATCAGGAGCCACTTGGCCATAAATTATATATAAGCCATTCTGAAGTATCTTCAGCTTCCAGTCCGAGATCTTGTTCACACAAGAAGGTTTAGGAGATTCCATTTGCCATTTTGAAGGTAATGGTCCTATAAGAATTTTATAAGACATACAAAATGGAACACAtagttatttcattatttaatccACTTCCTGATTATAGTTAATTCTTTATCATCTACAGGTTATATCTTTACTTGATCTATAAGAGTTCTCTGTAcccataattttaatattttaagtgtcATTCTACTCCTTGCTTTAGAGAAGTTACAAATCCTAATTGTATCTCTTGCTTGGATAACTCTAAGGAAATAAATTTGGAATATAACAATGAATTAAATAGCACTACATCTCTTGTCAATTAATATTtgtgaaaggaaggaagacaaaaaagaaggaaggagaaaaaggaggaatTACATCTCGCGATTGTGTTGACTAGGGTTGACAGTCCATACCTTTCCATGATTTTCTGTGTAAACACTGTCTGTTGTATATCACTTCATCAAGAACATCTTCCTAATCAATTTGTATAGAATAGTATTCTGCTGTGCTCTCTCTACCTTTACCCTGCTTTagttttcttctttgaatgtgCCAGCAGCTACCCTACTACAAGTTAAGTTGTTCCTTTTTTGTTGTCTGTCTTATATCCACTTGAATATAAGTAGCCATTCCCCTAGTCTCAATACTTCTTCACCATTAAACAGAGCGTGATTATATTTCAATACAAAACTTCTgtacaaacaaaaaggaaaacaccacagaaagatgaaaaaagaaaccaaggtATTTCATTTGCAATGCATAGAAAATATTAGCATATTTAATCATCAATGAGATCTTGCAAATTATAAACAAGTAGAATAATATTACAAGGGAAGTGAATAagggaatgaaggaaagaaaatgaaatagcaCAGATTACAAGTAAAGCTGTATGGAGATAAAAGCACTTCACATTTACAGAAACGTAACTTTCATTCCATGTCTGTACATTTGGAAACATCAATAAAACCTTTCCACATGATATTTTGGACCTTAGCATTGTGTGAAAAGCAAGAAGCACTTTGAAGTAATGTTGTAGAAATTTGAAACtcgttcttattttaaaatagaattgaaagttcACTCTTCAGTTTCAGAATCACAAGGTATTAAAAGTGTCGAATATTCCTTTCCAGAGATGTGACCTCAAGTGAAATATTCACCAGGGCGCGAACTTGCCTACCCAGTTCACATCTCACATCGGGAAGCTTTAGCTCCTAGCCCACTGAGAGACTGATTACATGATAAGTAATCATAAATAGATAGTATCTTAAAATGAATGGCAGAGAATATAGACTTTCTTGAGAGCATGAAAAACTAAGGAAAGTAAAAAGGGAGGCTATGCAAGGTAGGTTACTCACCAAACTTAGCAACACAGGCCTCCTTAGCTGTTTGctggggaagaaaaggaagaatttgTCAGGATGACAGTGTCACTACTTTCTCAATTGATTTACCTaagtttcagatttctgaaaataATCTTTCCACAGCCAGTAAAATTATCCCTTGTGCCATCATGTGTCAACTCACTTGGCTTCCCTTTACGGATGCCTCTCATTATCTATCTCCACTTTAGAGTCTCTGCACAAAACTGAAAGTCCCTTTGCATTCAGCTGACATTTACCCATAGGACAACTGTTTGACTTTGAACCTTCCCCATCTTGGGCTATAAGAAGCAATCTCTACACTCTAGTGACAACACAAAATGATCCCTTGGCATGCGGGAAGAAAATAATGGAACTTCTATTTACgtgtacttttatttaaaataataagaatttaaGCCCTTGAAATATATCCCGATCAAGTTGATAAAGCCATTGTTGTTTAATATCCAGAGAATCACATGGCATACACAAGAGTCAGAACATCCCGAGAAACAGTCCCAGCACTTTGAAACTGTCCCAACCTCCTGTAGTTCACATTCTGCAAGATGTCATCTATTGTGGTTGATTTTACAAATTCAAATATGTAAATGCTAAAGATCTTGTAACCAGATAAAACATAACCACAAAAAATTGTACTACCCAAAATTCATTGGGAAAGTATTTAAAAGACTTTTTGGACTTAAAGGATGGGACATAAACTTTTTATTGCATTTCTCTTGAACAAATTAAAGGGAAGCAAGGACAAAAGTAATAAGATGAGCGAAGACGTCATAGCACTCATTTAGGAGAGAAGGATGCCTCTGACCAAGGTGCTAGCAGTGGAGACGGTGACAGCTGACTGGAAAGCAGAGCCAACCGGAGTCCCTGGTAAGGATATAGGTTGAGAGAATGACAAGAAGAGACAAAGATGACCACACAAATTTGGACCTGAGTAACTGGAAAAATAAAGTTATGATTCACTGAAATACACAAGATTTAAGAGGAATACGCTGATTCAGAAAACCATGAGTTTGATACTAGATATCCAGGTAAGGATGTCTAGTATGGATATATGGGGCTAATATAAGGAGGGCTGAAGGTGTAAATTTAGGTGTCTTAAGCTTTTTGCTTTGAAACCTGAAGTTAAATGATATCTTCAAGTTCAGGAATTTAGGTGGAGAAGAATACTGGGACACTGCAGTGTTTTAGAGTTCAGACAAATAAGAAGGTGCTAACAAGAGAGACTAAGAGGGAAAGTCCAGTGAACCCCAAAAGAAACTAGCCGAGTGTGATGTTTGGAAACCAAGAGAAGTATTTTAAGGAACTGAGTAATCAGCTGGTTTCAGATACTACCAATGGGTCAAGTAAGAAGGGGTCAGACAATTGACTTGTAGATTTAGCAACATGATAGAAATTAGAGTTCTTAGAAAAATAGTTTCTGTGATATAATGAGAGCTGACACTTAATTAAATGGTTTAAGGGTAAATGGGAAAAGAGAAATTGGAGAAGTTATCCTGTAGTGGAGAAAAATTGAATGGCGCTTGAATGAGAGGtcaaaggtttttgttttttggggagGAGGGGTTGcttgttgttttggttttcttcatattttaatatgAGAGAAATTCCAATGTGTTTGTCTATTGCCATGTAATGGAAATGTTAAAATAAACAGCAGGTGAAAGTGGGAGTAATATGTAGCCCCTTGTCTTTGAATAGGAAAGAAGGGATAGGATCTAGTTCATAGGTGACCTTAGAAAGATGCATTGACAATTAACCTTTGGTGACAAAAGGGAAACCCAATATATATGGACATAAATGCTGGTAAATAACAGAAATGTGGACTTGGAAAATTTTTCCTCCTGCTTGTATTTTCCCTTGGGACCTAGAAGCAGCGTTATCAgatgagagtgagaatgagaatgagaaagttaatgaatacttgaaaataattcaaagatatAAAATAGTCCAGTAGAGGAGAGTGAATGGAAATGGTGAGATGTAATCTGTTTCCAGAGAAACACTTGAAGTCCCACTGGAAATTAGTACTCAGAATTTAAAGTAAGACGTTCCCACAAAATCTTGTGTTTTTCTTCAGATCTGTCCAACTGTAAAAGACATAGAGCGATAGGATTAAGTCACTGTTGGAGGTTTCCCATGGTTGGGGTTTTGTCATTAGCGTATAATGGAGAGAAGGAAGTGAGTGGGTTTAAGCAGGGTAAGGATTATATTTATAGACCTTGGAATTTGGTTGTgtaaggaggggaaggaagacatGAATGGagtgaaagacttttttttttttttaagtcacgcagggtgagcatttggcctaataATAAAGAAGCTGGttgagacacctacatcccatatcagaattagGTTCTAATTCTGGCTCCATATCAGAATTAGGTTCTAATTCTGGCTCCATTCTCAAttctagttccttgctaatagCACCCTATGAGGCAGTGGCAATGGTGCAAATAGACAGgacactgccacccacatcagagacctggattgtgtccctggctcccagcatctGCCCAGCTTAGTCTCAactattacaggcatttagagagtagaGAGGTcatgtttctctcctctctcccttcctctccctctccctctccctctcctccctctctctcccctctctccccctctcctcttctccccctccctctctcccctctccctctctcccctctctctctccccctccctctctcccctctctctctctcccctccctctctcccctctcctccctctctctccctctccctctctctccctctccctctccctctccctctctctccctctccccctccatctctcccctctcctccctctccctctctctccctctccctctctctccctctccctctctctccctctccccctccctctctccctctccctctctcccctctccctctctctcctctctctctccctccctctccctctctcccctctccctccctccctccctctccccctccctctctctcctctccctctctcccttctccctctctctcctctccctctctcccctctctctctctcccccctccctctctcccctctccctctctctcctctctctcctctctctccccctccctctccctctcccccctcccctctcccctcccctctctctccctctccctctccctctccctctctcccctctccctccgctctccctctccctctccctctcccccctcccctctccctctctcccctctctctctcccctctctctctccctctccctctctcccctctccctctctcccctctctctcctctctctctctccctctccctctccccctccctctctccttctccctctccccctccctctctctcctctctctccctccctctcctctctctctctccctctccctctccccctccctctctccttctccctctccccctccctctctctcctctctctccctccctctcctctctctctctccctctccctctctctctcccctctccctccctctcctctctctctctccctctccctctctctctcctctctctctccctctcctccctctcccccctccctctctctcctctctctccctccctcctctccctctccctctccccctcccctctccctctctctccctctccctctctaccctctccctctcctccttctccccctccctctctcctctctccctctctctcctccttctctctcctccct contains:
- the TNFSF18 gene encoding tumor necrosis factor ligand superfamily member 18, yielding MSASTVLISPEMHLSHMESLPVSHSSHQGAQRSSWKLWLLCSTVLLLLLCSLSTLILTFLPLKQTAKEACVAKFGPLPSKWQMESPKPSCVNKISDWKLKILQNGLYIIYGQVAPDPTYKGFAPFEVQLCKNKEAIQTLTNNSKIQNLGGIYEFDAGDIIELRFNSDDQVLKNNTYWGIVLLVTPQFSS